The following proteins are co-located in the Carassius gibelio isolate Cgi1373 ecotype wild population from Czech Republic chromosome A9, carGib1.2-hapl.c, whole genome shotgun sequence genome:
- the LOC128019859 gene encoding dnaJ homolog subfamily C member 3, with amino-acid sequence MVTINPVAHRVLSYVPFLLVLIDLRYEGVNGEKPGGVENHLEMGKKLLAAGQLADALSHFHAAVDGDPKNYMAYYRRATVYLAMGKSKSALPDLSKVIELKPDFTSARLQRGNLLLKHGKLDEAESDFKKVLKSNPSSREEQEAQSQLKKSDEIQRLVAQAQSDFKRRDHGSAASHLDIIIDTCVWDADSREMRAECFIQLGEMGKAISDLKAASKLKSDNTQAFYKLSTIYYNLGDHEMSLSEVRECLKLDPDHKQCFSHYKQVKKLNKQIQAAEELIQQEKYSDAVSKYESVMKTEPNVPQFTLNAKERMCHCLSKDQQTAKAISVCSEVLKADPQNVNALKDRAEAYLQDDQYEEAIRDFESAKEHSENDQQIKEGLERAQRLLKQSQKRDYYKILGVKRTAQKKEILKAYRKLAQQWHPDNFQDAEEKKKAEKKFIDIAQAKEVLTDPEMRSKFDQGEDPMDPESQQGGGHHHHFHGGWDNFQGFNPFGSGPFNFKFNFN; translated from the exons ATGGTTACCATAAACCCAGTGGCACACAGAGTACTGAGCTACGTTCCCTTTTTACTAGTTTTGATCGATCTTCGATACGAAG GAGTTAATGGTGAGAAGCCTGGTGGTGTTGAGAATCATCTGGAGATGGGGAAGAAGCTTCTGGCCGCAGGACAGCTGGCAGATGCTCTCTCTCACTTCCACGCTGCTGTTG atGGTGACCCCAAAAATTACATGGCATACTATAGAAGAGCAACTGTGTACCTTGCTATGGGAAAGTCCAAATCTGCATTACCAGACCTCAGCAAAGTCATTGAACTTAAACCGGACTTCACATCG GCGAGGCTTCAGAGAGGAAACCTGCTGCTGAAACATGGCAAACTTGATGAAGCAGAAAGCGATTTCAAAAAAGTG CTCAAGTCAAACCCAAGCAGCAGGGAAGAGCAGGAGGCACAGAGCCAGCTGAAGAAATCTGATGAGATTCAGAGACTGGTGGCTCAGGCACAGAGCGATTTCAAGCGCAGAGACCACGGCTCAGCCGCTTCGCACCTCGACATCATCATTGAT ACGTGTGTTTGGGATGCAGACTCCAGAGAGATGCGGGCAGAGTGTTTCATTCAGCTGGGTGAAATGGGCAAAGCCATCAGTGACCTCAAGGCCGCTTCAAAACTGAAAAGTGACAACACTCAGGCTTTCTACAAGCTCAGCACCATCTATTACAACTTGGGAGACCATGAGATGTCCCTCAG tgaggTGAGGGAGTGTCTGAAGCTGGATCCGGATCATAAGCAGTGCTTTAGCCACTACAAACAAGTTAAGAAGCTCAACAAACAGATACAAGCTGCCGAGGAACTGATCCAGCAGGAGAA GTACAGCGATGCAGTTAGTAAATATGAGTCTGTTATGAAGACTGAACCAAATGTTCCTCAGTTCACACTAAATGCCAAAGAACGCATGTGCCACTGTTTGTCAAAG GACCAACAAACTGCCAAAGCCATCTCAGTGTGCAGTGAAGTTCTGAAAGCAGACCCTCAGAATGTGAATGCTTTAAAAGACAGAGCAGAGGCCTACCTCCAGGATGACCAATATGAAGAAG CCATTAGGGACTTTGAGAGTGCTAAAGAACATAGCGAGAATGACCAGCAGATCAAGGAGGGCCTAGAAAGAGCACAGCGGCTCCTCAAACAGTCCCAGAAGAGAGATTACTACAAGATCCTGGGTGTAAAGAG AACCGCCCAAAAGAAAGAGATCCTGAAAGCATACCGAAAGCTGGCGCAGCAGTGGCATCCAGACAATTTCCAGGAtgcagaagagaagaaaaaggcAGAGAAGAAGTTCATCGACATCGCTCAAGCCAAAGAAGTTCTGACCGACCCAG AGATGAGGAGTAAGTTTGACCAGGGCGAGGACCCCATGGATCCAGAGAGTCAGCAGGGTGGGGGACATCACCACCACTTCCACGGTGGCTGGGACAACTTCCAGGGATTCAATCCTTTTGGTTCTGGACCTTTTAATTTCAAATTCAATTTCAACTGA
- the fdx1 gene encoding adrenodoxin, translating to MSACALRVLLQRAAVMRKAAHQTFSQTRAFPQCVTGSYTYSRGINTLTNSLRAEEKVTVHFLNRDGKRISVKALTGESLLDIVVNHDLDIDGFGACEGTLACSTCHLIFEEAVYKKLGPISDEEMDMLDLAYGLTDTSRLGCQVCLRKDLDGMILRVPDVISDARVDSEKESSTAPPKV from the exons atgtcgGCATGTGCATTGAGAGTGTTACTCCAGCGAGCGGCTGTGATGCGTAAAGCGGCGCACCAAACATTCAGTCAAACCAGAGCGTTTCCTCAATGCGTGACTGGGAGCTACACATACAGCAGAGGAATAAACACATTAACTAATTCACTAAG GGCTGAGGAGAAGGTGACCGTTCACTTTCTGAATCGAGATGGAAAAAGGATTTCAGTGAAAGCTTTAACGGGAGAATCACTACTCGATATCGTTGTTAACCATGATCTAGATATTGATGGATTTG GTGCGTGTGAGGGAACTTTGGCCTGCTCTACGTGCCACCTTATTTTCGAGGAGGCCGTTTATAAGAAGCTTGGACCTATTTCTGATGAGGAAATGGACATGCTGGACTTGGCTTATGGGCTTACAGACAC ATCTCGTCTGGGTTGCCAGGTGTGTTTGAGGAAGGATCTGGATGGGATGATTCTGCGTGTGCCAGACGTGATATCTGATGCTCGAGTTGACAGTGAAAAAGAGTCCTCCACAGCCCCACCCAAAGTATAA